From Acidimicrobiales bacterium:
ACGTGGGCGACAGGTTCGCACTCGTCCCAGTGGTCGTCGTGCTCACGATGGGCGTGGCCGTCGTGGAGGTAGTCGGTATGGTCGCCGTGGTCCACGGCGACGTGCCCGCATGTCGAGCCGTGCGCGTGATCGTGCTCGGCGTGTGTCGTATGGGTCATGGTCACTGTTCCTCCTCGGTGGAGAGCTGGCGGGACGGCCGCAGCTCGTGGGCGTGAACGATGGCATCGTGGACGATGTGGGCGACGTGCTCGTCGCCCAGCGAGTAGGCGATCTCCCGGCCCCGGCGCTCGGTCCGGACCAGGTGGGTCGACCGGAGCACCCGGAGATGCTGCGACACGAGCGGCTGGGAGAGCCCCAGGGCGTCCACCAGCTCGTGGACGCATCGGGCGCCGGTCCCCAGTTCGTGCACGATGGCAAGCCGGTGGACGTTCGCCAGCGCCCGGAGCAACTCGGCGGCTGCTTCGAGGTCCGGCGGCGGAGCGGTCAACACCTCGCCTCCACTGCCAGCCCCGGGACGCCGCACCCACGTATCATATCATGCGCATGGCTGCATGTGTCGCGCAGCCTACGCACCCTGCCCGCCCCGCTCGCACCGGGGGTGAGAATCGTTCTCATCGTGTGGTACGGTGAGGGGATGGCGAGCCAGGCGAACCGACGAGCCACGGTCCCCATCACGGTGGTGACCGGCGCCTGCGAGGCCACCCGGTGGGCCATCGCCGACGCCCTGGCGTCGCCCGATGGCGTCGTCGTCAGCGCCCACGCGCCTCCCGTCTCCGTCGGTGCCCGGGTGGTCGACGTCGCCGAGGAGACGTTCCGGACCAACCCCGACTGTCCTTGCTGCGCCGTTCGCTTCGACCTTCTCTCGGTGATCCCGGTGCTGGCGTGTTCGCACCGGCCGTTGACGCGCATCGTGGTTGCCGCAGGAGAGGACAGCGACGTCGCCCTCGTCGCC
This genomic window contains:
- a CDS encoding metalloregulator ArsR/SmtB family transcription factor, whose translation is MRRPGAGSGGEVLTAPPPDLEAAAELLRALANVHRLAIVHELGTGARCVHELVDALGLSQPLVSQHLRVLRSTHLVRTERRGREIAYSLGDEHVAHIVHDAIVHAHELRPSRQLSTEEEQ